In Streptomyces chartreusis NRRL 3882, the following are encoded in one genomic region:
- a CDS encoding glucosyl-3-phosphoglycerate synthase, protein MLEEVERWLSTRSWSATDRPLHQILAAKQRSGQTVSVVLPALNEEETVGDIAAVIRHDLMRQVPLVDELVVVDSGSTDRTSEVAAAAGATVVHRDEILPGIPAVPGKGEVLWRSLLVTRGDIVCFVDADLRDFSSDFVSGIVGPLLTDPDIALVKGMYDRPLGGAAGQGGRVTELMARPLLNMHWPQLAGFVQPLGGEYAARRSLLEQLPFPVGYGVELGMLVDALHLVGLDALAQVDVGVRKHRHQDGQALGRMAAAIYRTAQLRLARGHLIRPSLTQFERGGDGFEPRTYSVDTEERPPMVEIAEYQARRAA, encoded by the coding sequence GTGCTGGAAGAAGTCGAGCGCTGGCTGAGCACCCGTTCCTGGTCAGCGACCGATCGCCCGCTCCACCAGATCCTGGCCGCCAAGCAGCGCTCGGGCCAGACGGTGAGTGTGGTGCTGCCCGCGCTCAACGAGGAGGAGACGGTCGGTGACATCGCCGCCGTCATCCGTCACGACCTGATGCGGCAGGTGCCGCTCGTCGACGAGCTCGTCGTCGTCGACTCGGGCTCGACCGACCGTACGTCGGAGGTGGCCGCCGCCGCGGGCGCGACGGTGGTGCACCGCGACGAGATCCTCCCGGGGATCCCGGCCGTGCCCGGCAAGGGCGAGGTGCTGTGGCGGTCGCTGCTCGTCACCCGCGGGGACATCGTCTGCTTCGTCGACGCGGACCTGAGGGACTTCTCGTCCGACTTCGTCTCCGGGATCGTGGGCCCGCTGCTCACCGACCCCGACATCGCCCTGGTGAAGGGCATGTACGACCGTCCGCTCGGCGGTGCGGCCGGGCAGGGCGGCCGGGTCACGGAGCTGATGGCCCGCCCGCTGCTGAACATGCACTGGCCGCAGCTGGCCGGCTTCGTGCAGCCGCTGGGCGGCGAGTACGCGGCCCGCCGCTCGCTGCTGGAGCAGCTGCCGTTCCCCGTCGGGTACGGCGTCGAGCTCGGGATGCTGGTCGACGCGCTGCACCTGGTGGGCCTGGACGCCCTCGCCCAGGTGGACGTCGGGGTGCGCAAGCACCGGCACCAGGACGGGCAGGCGCTGGGCCGGATGGCCGCCGCGATCTACCGCACGGCCCAGCTGCGGCTGGCCCGCGGGCATCTGATCCGGCCGTCCCTGACGCAGTTCGAGCGGGGCGGCGACGGCTTCGAGCCGCGGACGTACTCCGTGGACACCGAGGAGCGTCCGCCGATGGTGGAGATCGCCGAGTACCAGGCGCGTAGGGCGGCCTGA
- the thrC gene encoding threonine synthase: MAVQTVASTTDSTVDLGPAAALSCRECGHRVPLGPVFACEECFGPLEIAYDFSAYDTEELRKRIEAGPANIWRYAPLLPVPADVATKPNINPGWTKLVKADNLARELGVDAGKLFVKDDSGNPTHSFKDRVVAQALEAARAFGFTTLSCSSTGNLAGAVGAAAARAGFRSCVFIPHDLEQGKVVMAAVYGGELVGIQGNYDDVNRFCSELIGDPAGEGWGFVNVNLRPYYAEGSKTLAYEICEQLGWQLPDQIVVPIASGSQLTKIDKGLQELIKLGLVEDKPYKIFGAQAEGCSPVSTAFKAGHDVVRPQKPDTIAKSLAIGNPADGPYVLDIARRTGGFVEDVTDEQVVDAIKLLARTEGVFAETAGGVTVGVTRKLIENGVLDPAKTTVVLNTGDGLKTLDAVAGTGLTATIRPNLESFREAGLV, translated from the coding sequence ATGGCTGTGCAGACTGTTGCAAGCACCACTGACTCCACCGTAGACCTCGGCCCCGCCGCCGCCCTGAGCTGCCGCGAGTGCGGCCACCGCGTACCCCTCGGCCCGGTCTTCGCGTGCGAGGAGTGTTTCGGCCCGCTGGAGATCGCCTACGACTTCTCGGCCTACGACACCGAGGAACTCCGCAAGCGGATCGAAGCGGGACCCGCGAACATCTGGCGCTACGCCCCGCTGCTGCCGGTCCCGGCCGACGTGGCGACCAAGCCGAACATCAACCCGGGCTGGACCAAGCTCGTCAAGGCCGACAACCTCGCGCGCGAGCTGGGGGTCGACGCCGGCAAGCTCTTCGTCAAGGACGACTCCGGCAACCCGACGCACTCCTTCAAGGACCGGGTCGTCGCCCAGGCCCTGGAGGCCGCCCGCGCCTTCGGCTTCACCACGCTGTCCTGCTCCTCCACCGGCAACCTCGCCGGCGCCGTGGGTGCCGCGGCGGCCCGCGCCGGCTTCCGCTCCTGCGTGTTCATCCCGCACGACCTGGAGCAGGGCAAGGTCGTCATGGCCGCGGTCTACGGCGGTGAGCTCGTCGGCATCCAGGGCAACTACGACGACGTGAACCGCTTCTGCTCCGAGCTGATCGGCGACCCGGCCGGCGAGGGCTGGGGCTTCGTCAACGTCAACCTGCGGCCGTACTACGCCGAGGGCTCCAAGACCCTGGCGTACGAGATCTGCGAGCAGCTGGGCTGGCAGCTGCCCGACCAGATCGTGGTGCCGATCGCCTCCGGCTCGCAGCTGACGAAGATCGACAAGGGTCTGCAGGAGCTGATCAAGCTCGGGCTGGTCGAGGACAAGCCGTACAAGATCTTCGGCGCGCAGGCCGAGGGCTGCTCGCCGGTGTCGACGGCGTTCAAGGCCGGGCACGACGTCGTACGCCCGCAGAAGCCGGACACGATCGCCAAGTCGCTGGCGATCGGCAACCCGGCGGACGGGCCGTACGTGCTGGACATCGCCCGGCGGACGGGCGGTTTCGTGGAGGACGTGACGGACGAGCAGGTCGTTGACGCGATCAAGCTGCTCGCCCGGACCGAGGGTGTCTTCGCGGAGACCGCGGGTGGGGTGACCGTGGGCGTGACCAGGAAGCTGATCGAGAACGGGGTGCTCGACCCCGCCAAGACCACCGTCGTTCTCAACACCGGGGATGGTCTCAAGACGCTGGATGCGGTGGCCGGGACCGGGCTCACCGCGACCATTCGGCCCAACCTGGAGTCGTTCCGGGAAGCCGGTCTGGTCTGA
- a CDS encoding ubiquitin-like small modifier protein 1: MSVTVRIPTILRTYTGGQAEVAAEGATLGEVIADLEKNHTGIAARVLDDQGKLRRFVNVYVNDDDVRFEQGLETATPDGAGVSIIPAVAGG, translated from the coding sequence ATGAGCGTCACCGTTCGCATCCCCACCATCCTGCGTACCTACACCGGCGGCCAGGCCGAGGTCGCCGCCGAGGGGGCGACCCTCGGCGAGGTCATCGCCGACCTGGAGAAGAACCACACCGGGATCGCCGCCCGGGTGCTGGACGACCAGGGCAAGCTGCGCCGGTTCGTCAACGTGTACGTCAACGACGACGACGTGCGGTTCGAGCAGGGTCTGGAGACGGCGACTCCGGACGGCGCCGGTGTGTCGATCATCCCCGCCGTCGCCGGTGGCTGA
- a CDS encoding cold-shock protein yields MAQGTVKWFNAEKGYGFIAVDGGADVFVHYSAIQMDGYRTLEEGQRVEFEISQGQKGPQADMVRVSA; encoded by the coding sequence ATGGCTCAGGGCACCGTCAAGTGGTTCAACGCGGAGAAGGGGTACGGCTTCATCGCGGTCGACGGTGGTGCGGATGTTTTCGTCCACTACAGTGCGATCCAGATGGACGGCTACCGCACCCTGGAAGAGGGCCAGCGGGTCGAGTTCGAGATCTCGCAGGGCCAGAAGGGGCCGCAGGCCGACATGGTTCGCGTCTCTGCCTGA
- the groL gene encoding chaperonin GroEL (60 kDa chaperone family; promotes refolding of misfolded polypeptides especially under stressful conditions; forms two stacked rings of heptamers to form a barrel-shaped 14mer; ends can be capped by GroES; misfolded proteins enter the barrel where they are refolded when GroES binds) codes for MAKIIAFDEEARRGLERGMNQLADAVKVTLGPKGRNVVLEKKWGAPTITNDGVSIAKEIELEDPYEKIGAELVKEVAKKTDDVAGDGTTTATVLAQALVKEGLRNVAAGANPMALKRGIERAVEAVSAALLEQAKDVETKEQIASTASISAADTQIGELIAEAMDKVGKEGVITVEESQTFGLELELTEGMRFDKGYISAYFATDMERMEAVLDDPYILIANSKISNVKDLLPLLEKVMQSGKPLLIIAEDVEGEALSTLVVNKIRGTFKSVAVKAPGFGDRRKAMLQDIGILTGGEVISEEVGLKLENATLDLLGKARKVVITKDETTIVDGAGSADQVQGRVNQIRAEIENSDSDYDREKLQERLAKLAGGVAVIKAGAATEVELKERKHRIEDAVRNAKAAVEEGIVAGGGVALLQASQVFEKLELDGDEATGANAVKLALEAPLKQIAVNGGLEGGVVVEKVRNLQVGHGLNAATGEYVDMIAEGIIDPAKVTRSALQNAASIAALFLTTEAVIADKPEKAAAPAGGGMPGGDMDF; via the coding sequence ATGGCCAAGATCATCGCGTTCGACGAGGAGGCGCGGCGCGGCCTCGAGCGCGGCATGAACCAGCTCGCGGACGCCGTCAAGGTGACCCTCGGCCCCAAGGGCCGCAACGTCGTCCTCGAGAAGAAGTGGGGCGCCCCCACGATCACCAACGACGGTGTCTCCATCGCCAAGGAGATCGAGCTCGAGGACCCGTACGAGAAGATCGGCGCCGAGCTGGTCAAGGAAGTCGCCAAGAAGACGGACGACGTCGCCGGTGACGGTACGACCACCGCGACCGTTCTCGCCCAGGCCCTGGTCAAGGAAGGCCTGCGCAACGTAGCCGCCGGTGCCAACCCGATGGCCCTGAAGCGCGGTATCGAGCGCGCCGTCGAGGCCGTCTCCGCCGCCCTGCTGGAGCAGGCGAAGGACGTCGAGACCAAGGAGCAGATCGCCTCCACGGCCTCCATCTCCGCCGCCGACACCCAGATCGGCGAGCTCATCGCCGAGGCGATGGACAAGGTCGGCAAGGAAGGCGTCATCACCGTCGAGGAGTCCCAGACCTTCGGTCTGGAGCTGGAGCTCACCGAGGGTATGCGCTTCGACAAGGGCTACATCTCGGCGTACTTCGCCACCGACATGGAGCGTATGGAGGCCGTCCTCGACGACCCGTACATCCTGATCGCCAACTCCAAGATCTCCAACGTCAAGGACCTGCTCCCGCTCCTGGAGAAGGTCATGCAGTCGGGCAAGCCGCTGCTGATCATCGCCGAGGACGTCGAGGGCGAGGCCCTGTCGACGCTGGTCGTCAACAAGATCCGCGGCACCTTCAAGTCCGTCGCCGTCAAGGCTCCGGGCTTCGGTGACCGTCGCAAGGCGATGCTCCAGGACATCGGCATCCTCACCGGCGGCGAGGTGATCTCCGAGGAGGTCGGCCTCAAGCTGGAGAACGCCACGCTCGACCTCCTGGGCAAGGCCCGCAAGGTCGTCATCACCAAGGACGAGACCACCATCGTCGACGGTGCCGGCTCCGCCGACCAGGTCCAGGGCCGGGTCAACCAGATCCGCGCCGAGATCGAGAACAGCGACTCGGACTACGACCGCGAGAAGCTGCAGGAGCGCCTGGCGAAGCTCGCCGGCGGTGTCGCGGTCATCAAGGCCGGTGCCGCCACCGAGGTGGAGCTCAAGGAGCGCAAGCACCGCATCGAGGACGCCGTGCGCAACGCCAAGGCGGCCGTCGAGGAGGGCATCGTCGCCGGTGGTGGCGTGGCCCTGCTGCAGGCCTCCCAGGTCTTCGAGAAGCTGGAGCTCGACGGTGACGAGGCGACCGGCGCCAACGCCGTGAAGCTCGCGCTGGAGGCCCCGCTGAAGCAGATCGCCGTCAACGGTGGTCTCGAGGGCGGCGTCGTCGTGGAGAAGGTCCGCAACCTCCAGGTCGGCCACGGTCTGAACGCCGCGACCGGTGAGTACGTCGACATGATCGCCGAGGGGATCATCGACCCGGCGAAGGTGACCCGTTCCGCGCTGCAGAACGCCGCCTCCATCGCCGCGCTGTTCCTCACCACCGAGGCCGTCATCGCCGACAAGCCGGAGAAGGCCGCCGCGCCCGCCGGCGGTGGCATGCCGGGCGGTGACATGGACTTCTGA
- a CDS encoding NADH:flavin oxidoreductase, with amino-acid sequence MTVAASAASRAAEILSRPVSLGGLTVPNRIAMAPMTRMFSPGGVPGDDVISYYSRRAAAGVGLIVTEGTYVGHESAGQSDRVPRFHGEEQLAGWAKVAEAVHAAGGTIVPQLWHIGMVRNQGEPPVADAPAVGPSGLRIGATEPTGKAMTQADIDAVIGAFAEAAAAAERIGFDGVEIHGAHGYLLDQFLWEGTNRRTDAYGGDPVARAKFSAEIVAAVRETVSADFPVIFRYSQWKQEAYDARLAETPEELEAILTPLAAAGADAFHASTRRYWVPEFDDSDLNLAGWTKKLTGKPAITVGSVGLNGDFIKAFQGEGAEVGDLDNLLDRFERDEFDMVAVGRALLQDPQWAQKVLSGRFDELAPYDPAALKTLS; translated from the coding sequence GTGACCGTCGCCGCCTCCGCCGCCTCCCGCGCCGCCGAAATCCTGTCCCGGCCCGTATCGCTGGGCGGCCTGACCGTTCCGAACCGGATCGCGATGGCGCCGATGACCCGCATGTTCTCCCCGGGCGGTGTCCCCGGCGACGACGTCATCTCGTACTACTCCCGCCGCGCCGCCGCCGGCGTCGGTCTGATCGTCACCGAGGGGACCTACGTCGGCCACGAGTCGGCCGGGCAGAGCGACCGGGTGCCGCGGTTCCACGGCGAGGAGCAGCTCGCGGGCTGGGCGAAGGTCGCCGAGGCGGTGCACGCCGCGGGCGGCACGATCGTGCCGCAGCTGTGGCACATCGGCATGGTCCGCAACCAGGGCGAGCCGCCGGTCGCGGACGCCCCGGCCGTCGGCCCCTCCGGCCTGCGCATCGGCGCCACCGAGCCCACCGGCAAGGCCATGACCCAGGCCGACATCGACGCCGTCATCGGCGCGTTCGCCGAGGCCGCTGCCGCCGCCGAGCGCATCGGCTTCGACGGCGTGGAGATCCACGGCGCCCACGGCTACCTGCTCGACCAGTTCCTGTGGGAGGGCACCAACCGCCGCACCGACGCCTACGGCGGCGACCCGGTCGCCCGTGCCAAGTTCTCGGCGGAGATCGTCGCGGCCGTCCGCGAGACCGTCTCGGCCGACTTCCCCGTCATCTTCCGCTACTCGCAGTGGAAGCAGGAGGCCTACGACGCCCGCCTCGCGGAGACGCCCGAGGAGCTGGAGGCCATCCTGACCCCGCTCGCCGCGGCCGGTGCGGACGCCTTCCACGCCTCCACCCGCCGCTACTGGGTGCCCGAGTTCGACGACTCCGACCTCAACCTGGCCGGCTGGACCAAGAAGCTCACGGGCAAGCCCGCCATCACCGTCGGCTCGGTCGGCCTGAACGGCGACTTCATCAAGGCCTTCCAGGGCGAGGGCGCCGAAGTGGGCGACCTGGACAACCTCCTGGACCGCTTCGAGCGCGACGAGTTCGACATGGTCGCCGTCGGCCGCGCCCTGCTCCAGGACCCGCAGTGGGCGCAGAAGGTCCTGTCCGGCCGCTTCGACGAGCTGGCGCCCTACGACCCGGCGGCGCTGAAGACGCTCAGCTGA